In Clostridium sp. SY8519, one genomic interval encodes:
- the yqeB gene encoding selenium-dependent molybdenum cofactor biosynthesis protein YqeB, with protein sequence MMETGNRIIIRGAGDLSTGTIHRLCSAGFPLLVLETGRPAAIRRQVAFSEAVYDGTATVEGLTARKIASLEEIADTEAAGMIPLLVDPEGESIRKVPHMAVVDAILAKRNLGTSIDLADLVIGLGPGFTAGVDVHAVIETKRGHNLGRIIREGSAIPDTGIPGIIGGYGKERVIHAEEAGILRDGCKIGSLVEQGESIARICTSHGDRPVLASLTGIVRGMIRDGYPVTRGFKIADIDPRKEELSNCFTISDKARCIAGSVLELVCKEERRRMECRQKMQ encoded by the coding sequence ATGATGGAAACAGGAAACAGAATTATTATCCGCGGAGCCGGAGATCTGAGCACAGGGACCATACACAGGCTGTGTTCCGCCGGGTTTCCGCTGCTGGTCCTGGAAACCGGCCGGCCGGCTGCCATTCGGCGGCAGGTGGCTTTTTCAGAGGCAGTATATGACGGAACCGCGACTGTCGAGGGGCTGACAGCCAGGAAGATTGCGTCATTGGAAGAAATCGCCGATACCGAAGCCGCGGGGATGATCCCCCTGCTGGTGGATCCGGAGGGGGAAAGCATCCGCAAAGTTCCCCATATGGCCGTGGTGGACGCAATCCTGGCAAAACGCAATCTCGGAACCAGCATCGATCTGGCAGACCTGGTGATCGGCCTGGGGCCCGGATTTACGGCCGGAGTGGATGTGCACGCAGTCATTGAAACGAAACGCGGACACAATCTGGGACGGATCATACGGGAAGGAAGCGCGATTCCGGATACCGGAATCCCGGGAATCATCGGCGGTTATGGAAAAGAACGGGTGATTCACGCAGAGGAAGCGGGAATCCTTCGGGACGGATGCAAAATCGGAAGTCTGGTGGAACAGGGAGAATCGATTGCCCGGATTTGCACTTCTCATGGGGACCGGCCGGTACTGGCTTCCCTGACAGGAATTGTCCGCGGGATGATACGGGACGGCTATCCGGTGACCAGAGGATTCAAGATTGCGGACATTGACCCGAGAAAAGAGGAACTGAGCAACTGCTTTACCATATCCGACAAGGCCCGCTGTATTGCGGGAAGCGTGCTGGAACTGGTTTGCAAAGAAGAAAGAAGGAGAATGGAATGCAGACAGAAGATGCAGTGA
- a CDS encoding DUF3343 domain-containing protein has translation MRQKKDYCIMTFATTEDALAMEEFCRQQNIPGRIIPLPGDVAAGCGLCWRMTPEEARQWKPALQKQKIQGVYTIQMWG, from the coding sequence GTGCGTCAGAAAAAAGATTACTGTATCATGACCTTCGCAACAACCGAAGACGCGCTTGCGATGGAGGAATTCTGCAGACAGCAGAACATACCGGGCAGGATCATACCTTTGCCGGGGGATGTGGCGGCCGGGTGCGGACTCTGCTGGCGTATGACCCCGGAGGAGGCGCGGCAGTGGAAACCAGCGCTGCAGAAGCAGAAGATACAGGGAGTATACACGATTCAGATGTGGGGATAA
- the yedF gene encoding sulfurtransferase-like selenium metabolism protein YedF, protein MIKVDSMGDVCPVPIVKTKNAIREMDGAGELEIFVDNETSVQNLTKMARQKGYGVDSSKLGAARYRVHMTLTEDQVADMKTAPAAEEVCDVTRKTGGTVVAISAGTMGSGSEELGKILMKSFLFALSQQEELPEYILCYNGGAYLTCEGSDSLEDLKNMEAAGVKIITCGTCADFYKIKDRVQVGTIGNMYEIVEKMMQASDVIRP, encoded by the coding sequence ATGATCAAAGTAGATTCCATGGGTGATGTGTGCCCGGTTCCCATTGTCAAGACAAAAAATGCCATCCGGGAGATGGACGGAGCGGGAGAACTGGAGATCTTTGTGGATAATGAGACTTCTGTCCAGAACCTGACCAAAATGGCCCGGCAGAAAGGATACGGCGTGGATTCCAGCAAGCTGGGCGCTGCCCGTTACCGGGTGCATATGACGCTGACAGAGGATCAGGTGGCAGACATGAAGACAGCGCCGGCCGCAGAAGAAGTCTGTGACGTAACCCGCAAAACAGGAGGAACCGTGGTGGCGATTTCAGCCGGCACCATGGGAAGCGGTTCGGAGGAACTGGGAAAGATTCTGATGAAATCCTTCCTCTTTGCCCTGAGCCAGCAGGAAGAACTGCCGGAATATATCCTCTGTTACAATGGCGGGGCCTATCTGACCTGCGAAGGGTCAGACTCTCTGGAAGATCTGAAAAATATGGAGGCAGCCGGTGTGAAAATCATTACCTGCGGCACCTGCGCGGACTTTTACAAGATCAAGGACCGGGTGCAGGTGGGCACCATCGGAAACATGTATGAAATCGTGGAAAAGATGATGCAGGCATCGGATGTCATCCGGCCGTAA
- the selD gene encoding selenide, water dikinase SelD, with the protein MEQKPIIFCESGGCTAKLGAGLLSHVLEKLPRGPKDSHLLIGYDSRDDGAVYQISEDTAVIQTLDFFPPMVEDPHLFGQIAAANALSDIFAMGGEVKTALNIVCFPEEMDLNILGEIMRGGSEKVIEAGGTLAGGHSIMDQGIRYGLSVMGTVHPDHIYSNNACQPGDLLVFTKKLGAGIVCAAHRVGEASEEAFHQATDQMRTLNRAASVISRQYDVHSCTDVTGFGFLGHLHEMMDGRCSCRIWQNQIPVLEGALSYAEQFLITGGGQKNRNYVGAHVQFRDTPFAMEEILFDPQTSGGLLFALPPEQARDLTAALRQEGIPAAAVGEVTAREEPEILVS; encoded by the coding sequence ATGGAACAAAAACCGATCATTTTCTGTGAAAGCGGCGGCTGCACCGCCAAGCTGGGGGCAGGGCTTCTGAGCCATGTGCTGGAGAAGCTGCCCCGGGGACCGAAAGACAGTCACCTGCTGATCGGATACGACAGCAGGGATGACGGAGCCGTGTATCAGATTTCAGAGGACACGGCGGTGATTCAGACGCTGGACTTTTTCCCGCCGATGGTGGAGGATCCCCACCTGTTCGGACAGATTGCGGCGGCCAATGCCTTAAGCGATATTTTTGCCATGGGCGGGGAAGTGAAGACCGCCTTAAATATCGTCTGTTTCCCGGAGGAGATGGATCTGAATATCCTGGGAGAGATCATGCGGGGCGGTTCGGAAAAAGTGATCGAAGCCGGTGGCACGCTGGCGGGAGGACACTCGATTATGGATCAGGGGATCCGTTACGGACTGTCGGTGATGGGAACCGTACATCCGGATCATATTTATTCAAACAATGCCTGCCAGCCGGGGGATCTGCTGGTATTTACCAAAAAACTGGGGGCAGGGATTGTCTGTGCGGCCCACCGGGTGGGAGAAGCGTCGGAAGAGGCTTTTCACCAGGCCACAGACCAGATGCGCACGTTAAACCGGGCAGCCTCTGTCATCAGCCGCCAGTATGATGTGCACAGCTGCACAGATGTCACCGGATTCGGATTCCTGGGACATCTGCATGAAATGATGGACGGCCGCTGTTCCTGCAGGATCTGGCAGAATCAGATTCCGGTGCTGGAGGGCGCGCTGTCCTATGCGGAGCAGTTCCTGATCACCGGCGGCGGCCAGAAAAACCGGAATTACGTGGGCGCGCATGTGCAGTTTCGCGATACGCCCTTTGCCATGGAGGAGATTCTGTTTGATCCCCAGACTTCCGGCGGGCTGCTGTTTGCCCTTCCGCCGGAGCAGGCCCGGGATCTGACTGCCGCGCTGCGGCAGGAGGGAATCCCTGCGGCAGCAGTGGGGGAAGTGACCGCAAGGGAAGAACCGGAGATTCTGGTCAGCTGA
- a CDS encoding molybdopterin cofactor-binding domain-containing protein — protein sequence MTVVSRPVRKKDAMQLVTGKPVYTDDIAPKDCLIVKLLRSPHANAYVKKIDAEAARQVIGIEAIYTWQDIDQNGRRFTQAGQTYPEPSPYDRLILDRHVRYAGDPVAIVAGRDDRCVDQALRMIRVEYEVLDAVLDFHTAKDNPVLVHPEENWESLCPVGADNRRNLVAHDSCGEGDIEQVLADCEVVIDHVYHTKAVQQTMMETFQTFCTIDTYGRLDIVSSTQIVFHVRRIVANALHIPKSKIRVRKPRIGGGFGAKQTAVSEVYPAFVTWMTKKPSKIIFSRKEAQTASSPRHEMEMHVRLGAMKDGRIRGIDLYTLSNSGAYGEHGPTTVGLSGHKSIPLYGKAEAFRFVSDVVYTNHMSAGAYRGYGATQGLFAVESAVNELAEKLSMDPIRLREQNMVQVGDCMPAYYGEKLSSGTLDRCLQKVREMIDWDRNFPIRDMGNGKVRTLGMSMAMQGSGISSVDVGSATLKINDDGFYSLVLGSADMGTGSDTSMAQVAAEVLKCPVEQIEVYSADTDVSPYDSGSYASSTAYVTGKAVEKCAWKMREQICRMGAELMNCDPSEVIFDGREVIRKDGGEDAITLEKIATHSMCNNNIELVASATHSSSVSPPPFMVGAAEVETDLLTGEARVLRYCAAVDCGTPLNENLVRVQAEGGILQGIGMALTEDINYNERGMPRENSLMQYKIPSRLDIGSIEVAVVGSYEPTGPFGAKSIGEVVINTPGPAIADALARACGVRFYELPITAEQIAMRGRKTDGTKTDHFL from the coding sequence CTGACCGTGGTATCCAGACCAGTCCGGAAAAAAGACGCGATGCAGCTGGTGACCGGAAAACCGGTATACACCGATGACATCGCGCCGAAGGACTGCCTGATCGTCAAACTGCTCCGTTCCCCCCATGCGAATGCTTATGTAAAAAAGATTGATGCGGAAGCGGCCCGGCAGGTGATCGGCATCGAGGCGATTTATACCTGGCAGGATATTGACCAGAACGGGCGGCGCTTTACCCAGGCGGGACAGACTTATCCGGAGCCGAGTCCCTATGACCGGCTGATTCTTGACCGGCATGTGCGGTATGCGGGAGATCCGGTGGCTATTGTGGCCGGCAGAGATGACCGCTGCGTCGATCAGGCCCTGCGCATGATCCGGGTGGAGTACGAGGTGCTGGATGCGGTGCTTGATTTTCATACCGCCAAGGACAACCCGGTGCTGGTGCATCCGGAGGAGAACTGGGAAAGCCTCTGTCCGGTGGGCGCGGACAACAGAAGAAATCTGGTGGCCCACGATTCCTGCGGAGAAGGGGATATCGAACAGGTGCTGGCAGACTGTGAGGTGGTCATCGACCATGTATATCACACGAAAGCCGTGCAGCAGACCATGATGGAGACGTTTCAGACCTTCTGCACCATTGATACCTATGGCAGACTGGATATTGTCAGCTCGACGCAGATTGTGTTCCATGTCAGACGGATTGTGGCCAATGCGCTGCATATCCCGAAATCCAAAATCCGGGTACGCAAACCGCGGATCGGCGGAGGCTTCGGCGCGAAACAGACGGCAGTGTCAGAAGTCTATCCTGCTTTTGTCACCTGGATGACGAAAAAACCAAGCAAAATCATTTTCAGCCGGAAAGAGGCACAGACGGCATCCTCCCCGCGGCATGAGATGGAGATGCATGTCCGTCTGGGCGCAATGAAAGACGGCAGAATCCGGGGCATTGATCTGTATACCCTGTCAAACAGCGGCGCCTATGGAGAACACGGCCCTACCACCGTGGGCCTGTCCGGCCACAAATCTATTCCCCTGTACGGAAAAGCGGAAGCCTTCCGCTTTGTGTCAGACGTGGTCTATACCAATCATATGTCTGCAGGGGCCTACCGCGGATACGGGGCGACCCAGGGACTGTTTGCCGTGGAATCCGCAGTCAATGAGCTGGCGGAAAAGCTGTCCATGGATCCCATTCGCCTGCGGGAGCAGAATATGGTGCAGGTAGGCGACTGTATGCCGGCTTATTACGGAGAAAAACTAAGCAGCGGAACACTGGACCGGTGCCTGCAGAAAGTCCGGGAGATGATTGACTGGGACAGAAATTTCCCGATCCGTGATATGGGAAACGGCAAAGTGCGTACCCTCGGCATGTCCATGGCGATGCAGGGATCCGGCATTTCTTCGGTGGATGTGGGAAGCGCCACCCTGAAGATCAATGATGACGGTTTTTATTCTCTGGTGCTTGGATCGGCAGATATGGGTACCGGCAGCGATACTTCCATGGCCCAGGTGGCGGCAGAGGTCCTGAAATGCCCGGTAGAACAGATTGAAGTATACAGCGCGGATACGGATGTATCGCCCTACGACTCCGGCTCTTATGCGTCCAGCACGGCATATGTGACAGGAAAAGCTGTGGAAAAATGCGCCTGGAAAATGCGGGAGCAGATCTGCCGGATGGGAGCGGAGCTGATGAACTGCGATCCTTCCGAAGTAATTTTTGACGGACGGGAAGTCATCCGCAAGGATGGCGGAGAAGACGCGATTACTTTAGAGAAAATTGCCACGCATTCCATGTGCAACAACAATATCGAACTGGTGGCGTCGGCAACCCACAGTTCCAGCGTGTCCCCGCCGCCGTTTATGGTGGGAGCCGCGGAAGTGGAAACCGACCTGCTTACCGGGGAAGCCCGGGTCCTGCGTTACTGCGCGGCCGTAGACTGCGGAACGCCGCTGAATGAGAACCTGGTGCGCGTGCAGGCAGAAGGAGGGATCCTTCAGGGAATCGGCATGGCCCTTACCGAAGATATCAATTACAACGAACGCGGAATGCCGAGAGAAAATTCGCTGATGCAGTATAAGATTCCGAGCCGGCTGGATATCGGCAGCATAGAGGTGGCTGTCGTCGGCAGCTATGAACCCACGGGACCCTTCGGCGCCAAGTCCATCGGAGAAGTCGTGATCAATACGCCGGGTCCGGCGATTGCGGATGCGCTGGCCAGGGCCTGCGGCGTTCGGTTTTATGAGCTTCCGATTACAGCGGAACAGATTGCCATGAGGGGGCGAAAAACAGATGGAACAAAAACCGATCATTTTCTGTGA
- a CDS encoding (2Fe-2S)-binding protein, whose protein sequence is MELKFILNGKRVVTEARPDTLLIDLVRELGCRSVKRGCDTSNCGLCTVFLDDQPVLSCSVLAARAADRRVTTLEGLQEEAAEFGSFLADQGAEQCGFCNPGMIMNAIALFRENPDPDEETIREYLAGNLCRCSGYEGQMRAIRNFLDWKHGRQTADGGVRNER, encoded by the coding sequence ATGGAACTGAAATTCATACTCAACGGCAAACGGGTTGTGACGGAAGCCCGGCCGGATACCCTGCTGATTGATCTGGTCCGGGAACTGGGGTGCCGCAGTGTGAAACGGGGCTGCGATACCTCGAACTGCGGCCTGTGCACCGTATTCCTGGATGATCAGCCGGTACTGTCCTGCTCGGTGCTGGCGGCCAGGGCGGCAGACCGCAGAGTGACGACTCTGGAAGGCCTTCAGGAAGAAGCAGCGGAATTCGGCAGCTTTTTGGCGGATCAGGGCGCGGAACAGTGCGGATTCTGCAATCCCGGAATGATCATGAATGCCATTGCGCTGTTTCGTGAAAATCCGGATCCTGATGAGGAGACCATCCGGGAATATCTGGCGGGCAATCTGTGCCGCTGCAGCGGTTATGAAGGGCAGATGCGGGCCATAAGGAACTTTCTTGACTGGAAACACGGGCGCCAGACGGCAGACGGAGGAGTGCGGAATGAAAGATAA
- a CDS encoding FAD binding domain-containing protein, translated as MIRIRNYQKPSSLEEAWQLNQKKSSRVIGGMLWTKMEQGNINTAIDLSGLRLDTIRETAEEFQIDCMVTLRQLEIHEGLNRYTGGAARQAVKDIVGVQFRNLATVGGSIYGRYGFSDVLTLFLAMDTYVELYKGGRVALRDYVDLPKDRDILIRLIVKKEKGRMVYQSVRRSRTDFPVLTCAAFRSTEGAWRFSVGARPQHAVLLEDAEGMLSEPLAEEAAEKFAAYAVEKIPTGSNLRGSAEYRSHLVNVLVSRAIRQLKGAETWN; from the coding sequence ATGATCAGAATACGTAATTACCAAAAACCCTCCAGCCTGGAGGAAGCCTGGCAGCTGAATCAGAAGAAAAGCAGCCGGGTGATCGGCGGAATGCTCTGGACGAAGATGGAGCAGGGAAACATCAACACCGCGATTGACCTGTCCGGACTGCGTCTGGACACGATTCGGGAGACTGCGGAGGAATTTCAGATTGACTGCATGGTTACGCTGCGGCAGCTGGAGATCCATGAAGGGCTGAACCGTTATACCGGAGGCGCAGCCCGTCAGGCGGTCAAAGATATTGTAGGCGTGCAGTTCAGAAACCTTGCCACCGTGGGCGGCAGTATTTACGGAAGATACGGGTTTTCCGATGTGCTGACGCTGTTTCTGGCAATGGATACCTATGTGGAACTGTACAAAGGGGGACGGGTGGCCCTGAGGGATTATGTTGATCTGCCCAAGGACAGAGACATCCTGATTCGCCTGATCGTAAAAAAGGAGAAGGGCCGCATGGTTTACCAGTCCGTCCGCCGTTCCCGCACAGATTTTCCGGTCCTTACCTGTGCCGCGTTCCGGAGTACGGAGGGAGCCTGGCGGTTTTCTGTAGGCGCCAGACCGCAGCATGCGGTCCTGCTGGAGGATGCGGAAGGGATGCTGTCAGAACCGCTTGCGGAAGAGGCAGCGGAAAAATTTGCCGCGTATGCCGTGGAAAAGATCCCTACCGGCAGTAACCTGCGGGGAAGCGCGGAATACAGGAGCCATCTGGTGAATGTCCTGGTCAGCAGAGCAATCCGGCAGCTGAAAGGAGCGGAAACATGGAACTGA
- a CDS encoding acyl-CoA dehydratase activase, which yields MYYIGIDIGSSGAKTVVFDTSGNLIYRQLQPTGWSSADTAEAIRKDLVRKGYDPSENPCVATGYGRISVPYADKQITEITCHGRGASWLFQTDRLVIVDIGGQDTKVICMEEGMVRDFIMNDKCSAGTGRFLEVMANSMAIRPEELCAIAAEGSGTEISSLCTVFAESEVISLIGRGEKRANIAYGVVHSIVNKVAAQCSRADLEGRMVCLTGGLCTCDYLRRSLGEALHTEISACPDGRYAGAIGAALSAGYL from the coding sequence ATGTATTATATTGGAATCGATATTGGATCCTCCGGTGCCAAGACGGTGGTGTTTGACACATCCGGAAATCTGATTTACAGACAGCTGCAGCCGACGGGATGGAGCAGTGCGGATACTGCGGAAGCGATCCGGAAGGATCTGGTGCGGAAAGGGTACGATCCGTCAGAAAACCCCTGCGTAGCCACCGGATACGGAAGGATCTCCGTGCCTTACGCGGATAAGCAGATCACAGAGATTACCTGCCACGGGCGGGGGGCGTCCTGGCTGTTTCAGACAGACCGTCTGGTGATTGTCGATATCGGCGGCCAGGATACGAAAGTCATCTGCATGGAGGAGGGAATGGTCCGGGATTTTATTATGAATGACAAGTGTTCCGCCGGAACCGGGCGTTTTCTGGAAGTAATGGCCAACTCCATGGCCATCCGTCCGGAAGAACTCTGTGCCATTGCCGCGGAAGGGTCCGGCACCGAGATCAGCTCCCTGTGTACGGTTTTTGCGGAATCGGAGGTCATCAGTCTGATTGGCCGTGGAGAAAAACGTGCAAATATCGCCTATGGTGTGGTACATTCTATAGTGAACAAGGTGGCGGCACAATGCAGCAGAGCGGATCTGGAAGGCCGGATGGTATGTCTGACCGGAGGGCTGTGTACCTGTGACTATCTGAGAAGGTCATTGGGAGAAGCGCTTCATACAGAAATATCTGCCTGTCCGGACGGAAGATACGCCGGAGCGATCGGGGCCGCGCTGAGTGCAGGATACCTGTGA
- a CDS encoding DUF3343 domain-containing protein, which translates to MEQQEKLNYYILFETYTQGMALYDLLREEKIPARISPAPRVLQKEVGCGMSLLLQPEDVERARACISRHQAAYHSIAALPCQIRPKRDRFC; encoded by the coding sequence ATGGAGCAGCAGGAGAAACTTAATTATTATATTCTGTTTGAAACCTATACCCAGGGGATGGCGCTTTATGATCTGCTTCGGGAGGAGAAGATTCCGGCGCGGATCTCGCCGGCGCCCCGGGTGCTGCAGAAGGAAGTCGGCTGCGGAATGTCCCTGCTTCTGCAGCCGGAGGATGTGGAGAGGGCCAGGGCATGTATCAGCAGACATCAGGCGGCGTATCACTCCATCGCTGCCCTGCCCTGCCAGATCCGCCCGAAAAGAGACAGATTCTGTTAG
- a CDS encoding double-cubane-cluster-containing anaerobic reductase — MADYRQMWEDLGMDLEKHDALCEVLPQAFGDVFLSQENRPEGMAFWDMVVADIHGIRPGELIEAQKQGKKVFGTFCTYVPDEVLIAAGGIVTGLCGGSQFWVQGGEKVLPKNTCPLIKASVGARLERTCPFFRIADMYIGETTCDGKKKAYEILAEDVPLHVMDLPQMKRPQDYDRWTDEIRILAEKAQELTGQAVTPEKLGEAIHIVNEKRKALLRIYEARKSANIPISGKDALLIMQIAYFDDPVRCAEMANRLADELEQRNRDGISVFPKGTRRILLSGTPMAIPNWKIHHLIETSGAAVVCEESCTGTRYIEHLTDESGKTLEEQYRALAERYLHINCACFTPNQGRIDDILRLAREYQVDGVIDVNLKFCETYDTEGYFVERALKQAGIPVLGIETDYTDADTEQLRTRIEAFVEMLG, encoded by the coding sequence ATGGCAGATTACAGACAGATGTGGGAAGACCTGGGAATGGATCTGGAGAAGCATGACGCCCTGTGCGAAGTGCTGCCCCAGGCCTTTGGGGATGTATTTCTTTCACAGGAGAACCGGCCGGAAGGCATGGCTTTCTGGGATATGGTGGTGGCGGATATTCACGGGATCCGCCCGGGAGAGTTAATCGAAGCGCAGAAACAGGGGAAAAAGGTGTTTGGCACTTTCTGCACTTATGTGCCGGACGAAGTGCTGATCGCAGCCGGAGGAATTGTGACCGGACTGTGCGGCGGCTCCCAGTTCTGGGTGCAGGGCGGAGAGAAAGTGCTCCCGAAAAACACCTGCCCGCTGATCAAGGCCTCGGTGGGAGCCAGACTGGAACGGACCTGTCCCTTTTTCCGGATCGCGGATATGTATATCGGGGAAACCACCTGTGACGGCAAGAAGAAGGCCTATGAAATCCTGGCCGAGGACGTGCCGCTTCACGTGATGGACCTGCCGCAGATGAAGCGGCCGCAGGATTATGACCGCTGGACCGATGAGATCCGCATTCTTGCGGAGAAAGCCCAGGAACTGACCGGACAGGCAGTGACACCGGAGAAGTTAGGCGAAGCCATCCACATCGTCAATGAGAAACGGAAAGCCCTGCTGCGTATTTATGAAGCGAGAAAGTCCGCAAATATTCCCATCAGCGGCAAGGACGCGCTGCTGATCATGCAGATTGCGTATTTTGATGACCCGGTACGATGCGCGGAAATGGCGAATCGGCTGGCGGATGAACTGGAACAGCGCAACAGAGACGGCATTTCCGTATTCCCGAAAGGAACCCGTCGGATTCTGCTCTCCGGAACACCTATGGCAATCCCGAACTGGAAGATCCACCATCTGATTGAAACCAGCGGCGCGGCAGTGGTCTGTGAGGAATCCTGCACCGGCACCCGTTATATTGAACATCTGACCGACGAATCCGGAAAAACGCTGGAAGAGCAGTACCGCGCACTGGCTGAGCGGTATCTTCATATCAACTGCGCGTGCTTTACGCCGAATCAGGGAAGAATTGACGATATTCTGCGGCTGGCCCGGGAATATCAGGTGGACGGTGTCATTGACGTCAATCTGAAATTCTGCGAAACCTATGACACAGAAGGATATTTTGTGGAACGGGCCCTGAAGCAGGCGGGAATCCCGGTGCTTGGAATTGAGACCGATTACACAGACGCAGATACGGAGCAGCTGCGTACCAGAATTGAGGCATTTGTGGAGATGCTGGGATAA
- a CDS encoding aminotransferase class V-fold PLP-dependent enzyme, protein MINKILNTEAHMIYLDNAATTLKKPKQVLDAVLTAMQTIGNAGRGVHGASLGAARTVFDTRKKVSDFFHAEGPSQVAFTCNSTEALNIALKGILNPGDHVITSVLEHNSVLRPLYELEDRGVELTILPCRTDGTLDYDSFAAAVRPNTRMIVSTHGSNLTGNLVDLERLGRIARKHGLLFVADVSQTAGVFPIDMQKMQIDVLCFTGHKGMMGPQGTGGICVRKGLTIRPLKTGGSGIQTYHRSHPKEMPAALEAGTLNGHGIAGLDAAIDYLNTVGLAAIHRKEQALMRRFYDGVKELPGIRIYGDFQAEERCAIVALNLRDWSSAEVSDVLNTDYGICTRAGGHCAPLMHEALGTAAQGAVRFSFSYMNTPEEADAAVDALRELTMEPIH, encoded by the coding sequence ATGATAAATAAAATTTTGAATACGGAGGCCCATATGATCTATCTGGACAATGCGGCTACTACATTAAAAAAACCGAAACAGGTGCTGGACGCGGTGCTGACAGCGATGCAGACCATCGGAAACGCCGGCAGGGGTGTGCACGGGGCTTCTCTCGGGGCGGCGCGTACCGTGTTTGATACCAGAAAAAAGGTTTCAGATTTCTTTCACGCGGAGGGACCGTCGCAGGTGGCGTTTACCTGCAATTCCACCGAAGCGCTGAATATTGCGCTGAAGGGGATTCTGAATCCGGGGGATCATGTGATTACCTCCGTGCTGGAACACAATTCCGTGCTGCGTCCGTTGTATGAACTGGAGGACCGGGGCGTGGAGCTGACGATTCTGCCCTGCAGGACAGACGGGACCCTGGATTATGACAGCTTTGCGGCTGCCGTCCGCCCGAATACCCGGATGATTGTCAGCACCCACGGATCCAATCTGACGGGCAACCTGGTGGATCTGGAACGCCTGGGCCGGATCGCCCGCAAACACGGACTTCTGTTCGTGGCGGATGTGTCGCAGACGGCAGGCGTATTTCCCATTGACATGCAGAAGATGCAGATTGATGTACTGTGTTTTACCGGGCATAAGGGGATGATGGGCCCCCAGGGGACCGGAGGAATCTGTGTCCGGAAAGGACTGACCATCCGTCCGCTGAAGACGGGAGGAAGCGGCATACAGACCTATCACCGCAGCCATCCGAAGGAAATGCCGGCGGCGCTGGAAGCAGGGACGCTGAACGGGCACGGGATTGCCGGACTGGATGCGGCGATTGACTATCTGAACACCGTGGGGCTTGCCGCCATACACCGGAAGGAACAGGCGCTGATGCGCCGTTTTTACGACGGCGTGAAGGAACTGCCGGGGATCCGGATCTACGGGGATTTTCAGGCAGAGGAACGCTGCGCCATCGTGGCGCTGAATCTTCGGGACTGGAGTTCGGCGGAAGTCAGCGATGTACTGAACACCGATTACGGAATCTGCACCCGGGCCGGCGGGCACTGCGCGCCGCTGATGCATGAGGCGCTGGGGACGGCTGCCCAGGGCGCGGTGCGGTTCAGTTTTTCCTATATGAATACACCGGAGGAAGCGGACGCGGCAGTGGATGCGCTGCGGGAGCTGACGATGGAACCCATACATTAA